In Fusarium oxysporum Fo47 chromosome VII, complete sequence, the following proteins share a genomic window:
- a CDS encoding CheY-like superfamily: protein LLVDDNPINLKILICFMKKLKQSYQTASNGEEAAISYKADPGRYACILMDISMPVMDGLEATRQIRAFERYNDIKPSLVLAITGLASETKPTKIKELEVILTSQGLLS from the coding sequence TTGTTAGTGGATGACAATCCCATTAACCTCAAGATTCTTATATGCTTCATGAAAAAGTTGAAGCAATCGTATCAAACCGCAAGCAATGGCGAGGAAGCCGCCATATCCTACAAAGCAGATCCAGGGCGGTATGCATGCATTCTGATGGATATTTCCATGCCAGTAATGGATGGACTGGAGGCAACACGGCAAATACGGGCATTTGAACGCTACAACGACATTAAACCGTCACTAGTGCTGGCCATAACCGGTCTGGCATCCGAGACAAAACCGACGAAGATAAAAGAGTTGGAGGTTATACTTACATCTCAGGGATTACTATCATAG
- a CDS encoding actin-related protein, ARP2 class, translated as MTSPPPIVLDGGTGFLKVGYAAQNFPEYQYPSIVGRPILRSEEQQDNNLIIKDIMCGDEAAAARAMLQISYPMDNGIIKKWDDMEHLWDYTFFEKLKVNPEGQKILLTEPPMNPLENREKMCEIMFERYGFGALYVAIQAVLALYSQGLSSGVVVDSGDGVTHIVPVYESVILNHLTKRLDIAGRDVTRNLINLLLRRGYVLNRTADFETVREIKEKLCYVSYDLELDKRLSEDTTVLVKEYTLPDGRIVRVGSERFEAPECLFQPHLVNSESPGLSEILFNTIQSADVDIRSSLFKAVVLSGGSSMYPGLPSRLEKELKQLWLTRVLQGNPERLSKFKVRIEDPPRRRHMVFLGGAVLANIMADKESTWVTKAEWEEQGPRVLEKLGPR; from the exons ATGACTAGTCCTCCACCCATTG TCCTTGATGGCGGAACTGGTTTCCTCAAGGTCGGATATGCCGCGCAGAACTTCCCCGAGTATCAGTATCCGTCTATCGTGGGCCGACCGATCCTACGATCCGAGGAGCAACAGGATAACAACCTGAtcatcaaggatatcatGTGCGGTGATGAAGCCGCCGCTGCCCGAGCGATGCTGCAGATCAGCTACCCTATGGATAACGGCATCATCAAGAAATGGGATGATATGGAGCATCTCTGGGATTATACCTTCTTCGAGAAACTCAAGGTCAATCCTGAAGGCCAGAAGATCCTCTTGACAGAGCCTCCGATGAACCCTCTCGAGAACCGGGAGAAGATGTGCGAGATTATGTTCGAACGATATGGATTCGGAGCTCTTTACGTTGCGATTCAAGCTGTCCTGGCCTTGTACTCGCAAG GTCTGAGTTCCGGTGTTGTTGTCGACTCGGGTGACGGTGTCACACACATTGTTCCCGTCTACGAATCCGTTATCCTTAACCACCTCACAAAGCGATTGGACATCGCTGGCCGAGATGTTACACGCAACCTGATTAATTTGCTGTTGCGTCGTGGCTACGTCCTAAACCGAACCGCCGACTTCGAGACGGTGCgcgagatcaaggagaagctaTGCTATGTATCTTACGACCTGGAGTTAGATAAGCGGCTGAGTGAGGATACGACAGTGCTTGTAAAAGAGTATACGCTGCCAGATGGACGTATAGTCCGCGTAGGTAGCGAGAGATTCGAGGCGCCTGAATGCCTGTTCCAGCCTCACCTTGTCAATAGCGAGTCGCCCGGCCTCAGCGAGATCCTCTTTAATACGATCCAGTCGGCCGACGTGGATATTCGCTCGTCGCTGTTTAAGGCAGTTGTCCTATCAGGCGGCAGCAGCATGTATCCTGGCCTACCGTCACGACTGGAGAAGGAGCTGAAGCAGCTGTGGCTAACACGGGTGTTGCAGGGCAACCCGGAGCGACTGAGCAAGTTCAAGGTGCGGATAGAGGACCCCCCCAGACGGCGGCACATGGTATTCCTAGGCGGCGCAGTGCTAGCCAACATCATGGCAGACAAGGAGAGCACATGGGTTACTAAGGCGGAATGGGAAGAGCAGGGACCGAGGGTGCTGGAGAAGCTAGGACCGCGATAG
- a CDS encoding Alpha/Beta hydrolase protein, which produces MSRLSQLQKFEGPDPAYWVNQGYVVLNPDSRGAYASQGNITYWGRQLAEDGYDFIEWAAQQSWSSGRVGMSGNSWLAASQWFIAAERPPHLTAIAPWSGFSDLFREVTNRGGVPAPGFEEAIITRLAGKSYVEDVPRMCIKEYLYSPYWHDKKARLERISVPAYIVASYTDSLHTHGTFEGYRRINSSRKWLRVHNSTEWHDYYQPEHVEELRAFFDHFLKDKKNDWESTPQVRISILDWTFGDEIDAIQSDWPVPQTIPKTLYLSGPSTLSTKPISIASFSSYNVTISSGVSFTFKATEKMDIIGYMKLRLWVEARQSADMDLSVKVEKVSAGGRTLHDISINEDSGVRGATGLLRVSTRALDTMRSTEAEPYLLQDREQILEEGQIVPVDIGLWPSALRIHANESIIVTITPAAIQATDVDSGTGTADIRIPGWR; this is translated from the coding sequence ATGTCTCGTCTGTCTCAGCTACAGAAGTTCGAAGGTCCAGATCCGGCCTACTGGGTCAATCAGGGCTATGTCGTCTTAAATCCAGATTCGCGAGGTGCCTATGCTTCCCAAGGCAACATCACGTACTGGGGTCGGCAGCTTGCTGAGGATGGTTACGACTTCATCGAATGGGCGGCTCAGCAGTCATGGTCGTCGGGAAGAGTCGGGATGTCTGGTAATTCATGGCTTGCGGCTTCGCAATGGTTTATCGCTGCAGAACGCCCTCCTCACCTGACAGCAATCGCTCCTTGGAGCGGATTCTCGGACCTTTTCCGTGAAGTCACCAATAGAGGAGGTGTACCCGCTCCGGGCTTTGAGGAGGCTATTATAACAAGGCTCGCTGGGAAGTCCTATGTCGAAGATGTGCCGAGAATGTGTATCAAAGAATACCTCTACAGCCCTTACTGGCACGACAAGAAAGCTCGCCTAGAAAGGATCTCCGTTCCAGCTTATATTGTTGCCAGCTATACGGATAGTCTGCATACGCATGGAACCTTCGAAGGTTATCGGCGTATAAATAGCTCTCGAAAGTGGCTACGGGTACACAATTCTACCGAGTGGCATGACTACTATCAGCCAGAGCATGTCGAAGAACTACGCGCCTTTTTTGACCATTTcctcaaagacaagaagaatgaCTGGGAATCCACACCACAAGTCCGCATCTCCATCTTAGATTGGACTTTTGGAGATGAAATTGATGCAATTCAATCGGACTGGCCGGTACCGCAGACAATACCCAAGACGCTCTATCTTAGTGGGCCTAGCACTCTATCCACGAAACCTATTTCGATCGCGTCGTTTAGTTCCTACAATGTAACAATATCTTCTGGAGTGAGCTTTACTTTTAAAGCTACCGAAAAAATGGACATCATTGGATACATGAAGCTACGCCTCTGGGTTGAAGCTAGGCAATCTGCCGATATGGATTTAAGCGTGAAAGTCGAAAAGGTATCCGCTGGCGGCCGAACCTTGCATGATATCAGTATCAATGAGGACAGTGGTGTTCGAGGTGCAACCGGCCTACTCCGTGTCTCGACCCGAGCGCTAGATACGATGCGGTCCACAGAAGCCGAACCGTACCTACTTCAAGATCGTGAACAGATTCTAGAGGAGGGACAGATAGTTCCTGTGGACATTGGTCTTTGGCCTAGTGCTTTACGTATCCACGCCAATGAGTCGATTATTGTCACAATCACTCCGGCAGCCATTCAGGCTACGGATGTGGATTCGGGTACTGGTACTGCCGATATTCGCATACCCGGCTGGCGCTGA